One window of Anas platyrhynchos isolate ZD024472 breed Pekin duck chromosome 11, IASCAAS_PekinDuck_T2T, whole genome shotgun sequence genomic DNA carries:
- the LOC101801972 gene encoding olfactory receptor 12D2-like isoform X1 has product MAMLNRTEVSEFILLGLTDIQGLQYFFFISFLLLYLTSLLGNGVIVTMVISEPRLHTPMYFFLGNLSCLDIFYSTVTVPKMLTGFLFGHQPISFAGCLAQLYFFHFLGSTEAVLLATMAYDRYVAICNPLCYTLVMSQRTCLLLAVASWSIGFVHAMMHSIMTSQLSFCGHNQIHHFFCDIKPLLYLACSSTSLNMILLNVVTTSIALGPFILIVLSYLYIISFLLQKVQSQEGRWKPFSTCASHLTVVALLYIPLFFNYTPPSLSSSSITDMQVSVMYSAITPAMNPLIYTLRNQEVRSALNKTLGRKLSWWKVTKRGTKFRM; this is encoded by the exons ATGG CAATGCTGAACCGCACAGAGGTCAGTGAGTTCATCCTTTTGGGCCTCACCGATATCCAAGGTCTACAatactttttcttcatctccttcCTGTTGCTCTACCTAACTAGTCTTCTGGGAAATGGTGTCATTGTGACCATGGTGATATCTGAGCCACGGCTCCACACACCAATGTACTTCTTCTTGGGGAACCTTTCCTGCCTGGACATTTTTTACTCTACAGTTACTGTTCCCAAGATGCTGACTGGTTTTCTCTTTGGGCATCAGCCTATTTCTTTTGCTGGGTGCTTAGCCCAGCTCTACTTCTTCCACTTTCTGGGCAGTACTGAGGCTGTGCTCCTGGCCACCATGGCTTATGACCGCTATGTGGCCATTTGCAACCCACTGTGCTACACCCTTGTCATGAGTCAAAGGACttgtctgctgctggctgtggccaGCTGGTCCATTGGTTTTGTACATGCCATGATGCATTCAATTATGACCTCTCAACTGAGTTTCTGTGGGCATAACCAAATTCATCACTTTTTCTGTGATATCAAGCCACTGTTGTATTTGGCTTGTAGTAGTACCAGCCTCAACATGATCCTCCTTAATGTTGTCACCACATCTATTGCTCTAGGCCCATTCATTCTCATAGTCCTTTCCTACCTATACATCATCTCCTTCCTCTTACAGAAAGTCCAGTCTCAGGAAGGAAGATGGAAGCCCTTCTCCACCTGTGCCTCTCACCTTACTGTTGTGGCACTACTGTACATACCACTATTCTTCAATTATACACCTCCATCCTTGAGCAGCTCCTCTATAACAGACATGCAGGTGTCTGTCATGTACAGTGCTATCACCCCAGCTATGAACCCCTTGATCTACACTCTTAGGAACCAGGAGGTGAGATCTGCCCTGAATAAAACATTAGGGAGAAAACTCTCCTGGTGGAAAGTGACCAAAAGAGGAACAAAATTCAGAATGTAA
- the LOC101801972 gene encoding olfactory receptor 12D2-like isoform X2: MLNRTEVSEFILLGLTDIQGLQYFFFISFLLLYLTSLLGNGVIVTMVISEPRLHTPMYFFLGNLSCLDIFYSTVTVPKMLTGFLFGHQPISFAGCLAQLYFFHFLGSTEAVLLATMAYDRYVAICNPLCYTLVMSQRTCLLLAVASWSIGFVHAMMHSIMTSQLSFCGHNQIHHFFCDIKPLLYLACSSTSLNMILLNVVTTSIALGPFILIVLSYLYIISFLLQKVQSQEGRWKPFSTCASHLTVVALLYIPLFFNYTPPSLSSSSITDMQVSVMYSAITPAMNPLIYTLRNQEVRSALNKTLGRKLSWWKVTKRGTKFRM, from the coding sequence ATGCTGAACCGCACAGAGGTCAGTGAGTTCATCCTTTTGGGCCTCACCGATATCCAAGGTCTACAatactttttcttcatctccttcCTGTTGCTCTACCTAACTAGTCTTCTGGGAAATGGTGTCATTGTGACCATGGTGATATCTGAGCCACGGCTCCACACACCAATGTACTTCTTCTTGGGGAACCTTTCCTGCCTGGACATTTTTTACTCTACAGTTACTGTTCCCAAGATGCTGACTGGTTTTCTCTTTGGGCATCAGCCTATTTCTTTTGCTGGGTGCTTAGCCCAGCTCTACTTCTTCCACTTTCTGGGCAGTACTGAGGCTGTGCTCCTGGCCACCATGGCTTATGACCGCTATGTGGCCATTTGCAACCCACTGTGCTACACCCTTGTCATGAGTCAAAGGACttgtctgctgctggctgtggccaGCTGGTCCATTGGTTTTGTACATGCCATGATGCATTCAATTATGACCTCTCAACTGAGTTTCTGTGGGCATAACCAAATTCATCACTTTTTCTGTGATATCAAGCCACTGTTGTATTTGGCTTGTAGTAGTACCAGCCTCAACATGATCCTCCTTAATGTTGTCACCACATCTATTGCTCTAGGCCCATTCATTCTCATAGTCCTTTCCTACCTATACATCATCTCCTTCCTCTTACAGAAAGTCCAGTCTCAGGAAGGAAGATGGAAGCCCTTCTCCACCTGTGCCTCTCACCTTACTGTTGTGGCACTACTGTACATACCACTATTCTTCAATTATACACCTCCATCCTTGAGCAGCTCCTCTATAACAGACATGCAGGTGTCTGTCATGTACAGTGCTATCACCCCAGCTATGAACCCCTTGATCTACACTCTTAGGAACCAGGAGGTGAGATCTGCCCTGAATAAAACATTAGGGAGAAAACTCTCCTGGTGGAAAGTGACCAAAAGAGGAACAAAATTCAGAATGTAA